The Pirellulales bacterium DNA window GGAGGGCCGTGGGTCGCCCATCGGCTCCGCCGGCCGCGCTCAGCGGGAATTGCTGAGTCCCGAGCAAGCGCGGGGCGAGGCACACCGCGTCGACGGTCGCAGCGACATCTTCAGCCTGGGTGTCGTGTTCTACCAATTATTGACCGGACGCAGGCCGTTTCGCGCGGAGAACAGCCAGGGCCTCCGCGAGCAAATCATCCGCCTGGAGCCCAAGCCGCCTCGTCAAATCAACGACGACGTTCCCAAAGAGCTGGAACGGATCTGCCTTCGCGCGTTGGCCAAGCGGGCTAGCGACCGCTACACCACGGCCAAAGACCTGGCTGACGACTTAGGGCACTTTCTGGCCCTCTCGCCCCAAACGGCGCTGACGTACGATCGGGGCGACTTGCCCGCCAGCGCCGCCGCCGTGCTCGACCGCACCTCCACCAAAGTGGGCCCGCTGGCGTCCACGCCGCCCTCGGTGAGCCAGCCGATGCGGGTCGTCCCCAAAGGGCTTCGCTCGTTCGATGCGCACGACGCCGATTTCTTCCTCGATCTGCTTCCCGGCCCGCGCGACCGGAATGGGTTGCCCGGAAGTATCCGCTTCTGGAAAGACCGCATCGAAGACGCCGATGCCGAAAACTCATTTGCGGTCGGCTTGATCTACGGCCCGTCTGGCTGCGGCAAGTCGTCGTTGGTCAAGGCGGGGCTGCTGCCCCGCCTATCGGACGGCATCGCGCGGATTTACGTGGAGGCGGCGCCCGACGAGACCGAGGCGAGACTGTTGAGCGCGCTGCAAAAAAAGTTTCCCATTCTTTCCTCCTGCGCGAATCTGAAACTGGCGATTGCGGCTTTGCGGCGCGGCCAATGCGTTCCCGCCGGCCAAAAAGTGCTGCTGATCCTCGATCAGTTTGAGCAATGGCTGCACGCCGAGAATGACGCCGGCGAACTCGTGCCCGCCCTGCGACAATGCGACGGCGCTCACGTGCAGTGTCTGGTGCTCGTGCGGGACGACTTCTACGTCGCCGTAAACCGTTTTTTCCAACAGTTGGAAATTCCGATCGCGGAAGGCCACAACTACGCCTTGGTTGATCTGTTCGACCTGGACCACGCGGCCAAGGTCCTCGCGGCCTTCGGACGGGCGTACGGCAAGCTACCCCTCGACGGCAAACTCACCGCGCCACAGCAAGCCTTCCTGCGCAAAGCGGTCGGCGGTCTGGCGGAGGAAGGAAAGGTGATCAGCATTCGGCTGGCGCTATTTGCCGAGATGATGAAAGGACGGCCGTGGAGTCCAGAGAGCTTGCGCGACGTGGGCGGTACTCAAGGCGTCGGCCTGACGTTCCTGGAGGAGACGTTCAGCGTCAAGAGCGCGCCGCCGACGCACCGAGTACACGAGCAAGCCGCACGAGCGGTGTTGCAGGCACTTTTGCCGCACTCGGGGACCGACATCAAGGGACAAATGCAGCATTACGACAAGCTGTTGGAGGTCTCTGGTTACGCGGGCCGGCCGGAGGCGTTTCGGGCGTTGCTCGACGTGCTGGTGAAAGACGTTCGATTGATCGCGCCGGCGGAACGGGAAAGCAGCGGGGAGACGAGCGCCGCCGCCACGGATTCTTCGGGCGCCAAGTACTACCAGTTGACGCACGACTTCCTGGTGCCTGCGCTGCGCGATTGGCTGACGCGCAGGAAAAAAGAGACCCGCCGCGGGCGCGCGGAACTTTGCCTCGCCGAGCGAACAGAGATCTGGAATGCCCGGAAAGAGGTCCGACATCTCCCATCGCTCTGGGAGTATTTCACGATCCGTCTCCTCACGCGTAAAAAGACTTGGACGGGGCCCCAGCGGCGCTTGATCGCGGCCGCGACTCGACATTACCTGTTTGTCGGGACGGCTGCGGCCGTGCTGGCTGCGATCGCGCTGGCGGGCGGTTGGCAAGCGTGGCAGTGGAACCTCGACCAACAACAATCGCTCCAGGCCAGAGCACTTCTGGAGCGTGTGCTTGGCGCCGAGACTTCGCAAGTGCCTGAATTGCTCGTCGAGCTTGAGCCGTTTCGCAACCGCGTCACCTCCGATCTGCAAACGATCGTCGCCACCGCGTCGCCGGCCAGCAAGCAACGCTTGCACGCGAGCCTGGCGCTGCTGTCGAGCGATCCCGCCCAGGCCGCCTTGCTCCAGGAGCGATTGCTTCGTTCTTCGCCTCAGGAGGTCATGGTCATTGGAAGCGCTCTGGGCAAGCCGGCCAGCGAGTTCTTCTGGCAAGCCCTGGAAGGCGACCGCGATTCAGCCGACGAACGGTTTCGCGCAGCGGCCGCGCTGGCCCACCTCGCCGGTAACGACGCGCGGTGGACCAAGATGGCTTCATTCGTAACCGACAACCTGACCAGGCAAGACGCGCTGTTTCTGAACGGCTGGATTGACGCACTGCGGCCCGCCGGCGGAAAACTGGTCGAACCGTTGTGCGCGGTGTTTAGCGACACGAACCGCAGCTCTTTGGAGCGGACCCACGCGGCCCTCGCGTTGGCGGAGTTTGCCGCCGACGATCTGCCGAACCTGACGCAGTTGCTCGTCGAGGCCGACGCGGCGCAGTTCGCGGCGATTCTCCCAAAGCTTGAGCAACACCGTGAGGAAGCGATCCAACTGTTGAAGCCGATGGCTACGATGCCGCC harbors:
- a CDS encoding SUMF1/EgtB/PvdO family nonheme iron enzyme — translated: MEGRGSPIGSAGRAQRELLSPEQARGEAHRVDGRSDIFSLGVVFYQLLTGRRPFRAENSQGLREQIIRLEPKPPRQINDDVPKELERICLRALAKRASDRYTTAKDLADDLGHFLALSPQTALTYDRGDLPASAAAVLDRTSTKVGPLASTPPSVSQPMRVVPKGLRSFDAHDADFFLDLLPGPRDRNGLPGSIRFWKDRIEDADAENSFAVGLIYGPSGCGKSSLVKAGLLPRLSDGIARIYVEAAPDETEARLLSALQKKFPILSSCANLKLAIAALRRGQCVPAGQKVLLILDQFEQWLHAENDAGELVPALRQCDGAHVQCLVLVRDDFYVAVNRFFQQLEIPIAEGHNYALVDLFDLDHAAKVLAAFGRAYGKLPLDGKLTAPQQAFLRKAVGGLAEEGKVISIRLALFAEMMKGRPWSPESLRDVGGTQGVGLTFLEETFSVKSAPPTHRVHEQAARAVLQALLPHSGTDIKGQMQHYDKLLEVSGYAGRPEAFRALLDVLVKDVRLIAPAERESSGETSAAATDSSGAKYYQLTHDFLVPALRDWLTRRKKETRRGRAELCLAERTEIWNARKEVRHLPSLWEYFTIRLLTRKKTWTGPQRRLIAAATRHYLFVGTAAAVLAAIALAGGWQAWQWNLDQQQSLQARALLERVLGAETSQVPELLVELEPFRNRVTSDLQTIVATASPASKQRLHASLALLSSDPAQAALLQERLLRSSPQEVMVIGSALGKPASEFFWQALEGDRDSADERFRAAAALAHLAGNDARWTKMASFVTDNLTRQDALFLNGWIDALRPAGGKLVEPLCAVFSDTNRSSLERTHAALALAEFAADDLPNLTQLLVEADAAQFAAILPKLEQHREEAIQLLKPMATMPPQAVQKPFRSEVQKDAAAARQANAAIAVALLDRADGLWPLLGYEADHRLRTYLIHRMGPLGVDARQLVERLGVEPDSSARLALLLAMSRLAPDSLAAGPRTTVIETAAALYEGDPDPGVHAAADFLSRRWNDVDRLGDLTANHADPPQSSKPAWYVDHHGHTMVVIPGPVTFEMGPQPDESGHYEHNEKLHLERIGRRFAVASKEVAVEQFLRYDPNHQWDVNYTVKPYGPVNNASWYDAAKYCRWLSEQEGIPEDEMCYPPLPEIKPGMRLAEGHVSRAGYRLPTEAEWEYVCRAGAATCRFFGESEELLNEYAWTFPNSQFRGPDRIDSRYRARPVGILMPNDLGMFDILGNVWEWCQESYHDYIVYDDGRPTDDMEDLAVLGEGQQARVMRGGSFLYQPRDAKAAYRDYHRPERQAPYLGFRVARTIRP